One genomic window of Halobellus limi includes the following:
- a CDS encoding Lrp/AsnC family transcriptional regulator, translated as MAAVDLDDLDRYIVYALQRDARHTSSSDIAEAKGVSASTVRNRISKLESEGIIRGTHVDVDYEKMGFQLYTIIFCTAPIPERERLAERALDVEGVLSVREIMTGDENVHITAVGRDSDDLSRIGRELNSLGFEIVEEEIIRNEYTNPYSAFDSCGSEGDRDDPGE; from the coding sequence ATGGCCGCTGTCGACCTCGACGACCTCGATCGCTACATCGTCTACGCGCTCCAGAGAGACGCCAGGCACACCTCCAGCAGCGACATCGCGGAGGCGAAGGGCGTCTCGGCGAGCACCGTCAGAAACCGGATCTCGAAGCTCGAATCCGAGGGGATCATCCGCGGGACCCACGTCGACGTCGACTACGAGAAGATGGGCTTTCAGCTCTACACGATCATCTTCTGCACCGCGCCGATCCCCGAGCGCGAACGCCTCGCCGAGCGGGCGCTCGACGTCGAGGGCGTCCTCTCCGTCAGAGAGATCATGACCGGCGACGAGAACGTCCACATCACCGCCGTCGGCCGCGACAGCGACGACCTGAGCCGGATCGGCCGCGAGCTCAACTCGCTCGGCTTCGAGATCGTCGAAGAGGAGATCATCAGAAACGAGTACACGAACCCCTACAGCGCGTTCGATTCCTGCGGTTCCGAGGGCGACCGGGACGATCCGGGCGAGTGA
- a CDS encoding proton-conducting transporter transmembrane domain-containing protein, whose product MSEIDSLRPLAAVLLPALGILTIVASHRRPDIREGFTILTALATFGVVASLVPAALSGTVHVSRLGTFVPGVDLTLHADPLGMIFALLASTLWLVTSFYSIGYMRGLDEHSQTRYFAAFAGSVGAAIGVAFASNLVALYVFYELLTVATYPLVAHDESDEARAAGRKYLTYTFGGGVAVLAGTILVFWTTGTVAFTPGGIADLAAADPVVARAAFALLAGGFGVKAALIPVHSWLPDAMVAPTPVSGLLHAVAVVKSGVFGIARVVLDVFGPETVQQLGVGLPLAAVAAVTIVVSSVIALRQDNLKRRLAYSTISQLSYIVLGLGLLSPAALVGGLLHIPAHAFMKLTLFFCAGAIHVETHTDDISDMAGIGKRMPLTMAAFGVASLGMAGLPLLAGFVSKWYLLIGSIDGGNAIFALVLLTSGLLNIGYFWPIVYQAFFQTPEDSDAKPLVEFPIGGTRLRADGGERPSDADETADDPDVASEGRPDESVEEGIDPEAFVDTAEESDTGVPVDTAGRVEPDIEPSEEESQVEIEARIEGEYAVDRHPSDHLGADSTDDEADRDAREGDDVDEDLAGETHDDHDHHHGGPPAAGWERRGFGEESTWFMLGPITAAAAGAVALGIAPRGMVFLALIERVLFEVTGVVL is encoded by the coding sequence ATGAGCGAAATCGACTCTCTCAGGCCGCTTGCGGCGGTGTTACTCCCCGCTCTCGGCATTCTCACGATCGTCGCATCGCACCGGAGACCGGACATTCGGGAGGGCTTCACGATCCTCACCGCGCTCGCGACGTTCGGCGTCGTCGCCAGCCTCGTGCCCGCGGCGCTGTCGGGGACGGTCCACGTCTCGCGACTGGGGACGTTCGTCCCCGGCGTCGACCTCACGCTGCACGCCGACCCGCTCGGGATGATCTTCGCGCTGCTCGCGAGCACGCTCTGGCTCGTCACGAGCTTCTACAGCATCGGCTACATGCGCGGGCTCGACGAGCACTCTCAGACCAGATACTTCGCCGCCTTCGCGGGCAGCGTCGGCGCGGCGATCGGCGTCGCGTTCGCGTCGAACCTCGTCGCGCTGTACGTCTTCTACGAACTGCTGACGGTCGCGACGTACCCGCTCGTCGCCCACGACGAGAGCGACGAGGCGCGGGCGGCGGGTCGGAAGTACCTGACGTACACCTTCGGCGGCGGGGTCGCGGTGCTGGCGGGGACGATCCTCGTCTTCTGGACGACCGGCACCGTCGCGTTCACTCCCGGCGGCATCGCCGACCTGGCGGCCGCCGACCCAGTGGTCGCCCGCGCGGCGTTCGCGCTGCTCGCGGGCGGCTTCGGCGTGAAGGCCGCGCTCATCCCCGTCCACTCGTGGCTGCCGGACGCGATGGTCGCGCCGACGCCCGTCTCGGGACTGCTGCACGCGGTCGCGGTCGTCAAGAGCGGCGTGTTCGGGATCGCCCGCGTCGTCCTCGACGTGTTCGGACCCGAGACGGTCCAGCAGTTGGGCGTGGGCCTGCCGCTGGCCGCGGTCGCGGCGGTCACTATCGTCGTCTCCAGCGTCATCGCCCTGCGCCAGGACAACCTGAAGCGCCGGCTGGCGTACTCGACGATCAGTCAACTCTCGTACATCGTCCTCGGCCTGGGACTGCTCTCGCCCGCGGCGCTCGTCGGCGGGCTGCTCCACATCCCGGCGCACGCCTTCATGAAGCTCACCCTGTTCTTCTGTGCGGGCGCGATCCACGTCGAGACCCACACCGACGACATCAGCGACATGGCCGGGATCGGAAAGCGGATGCCGCTCACGATGGCCGCCTTCGGCGTCGCCAGTCTCGGGATGGCCGGGCTGCCGCTTCTGGCCGGCTTCGTCAGCAAGTGGTACCTCCTGATCGGGAGTATCGACGGCGGAAACGCGATCTTCGCGCTCGTCTTGCTCACCTCGGGGCTCCTGAACATCGGCTACTTCTGGCCGATCGTCTACCAGGCGTTCTTCCAGACGCCCGAGGACTCCGACGCCAAGCCGCTGGTCGAGTTCCCGATCGGCGGGACTCGGCTCCGCGCCGACGGCGGGGAGCGTCCGAGTGACGCCGACGAGACGGCAGACGACCCCGACGTCGCGAGCGAGGGGCGGCCCGACGAGTCCGTCGAGGAGGGAATCGACCCCGAGGCGTTCGTCGACACCGCCGAGGAGTCCGACACCGGCGTCCCGGTCGACACGGCCGGGCGGGTCGAACCGGATATCGAGCCCTCCGAGGAAGAGAGCCAGGTCGAGATCGAAGCCCGGATCGAGGGCGAGTACGCGGTCGATCGGCACCCGAGCGATCACCTCGGCGCGGACTCGACGGACGACGAAGCCGACCGCGACGCCCGCGAGGGCGACGACGTCGACGAGGACCTCGCCGGCGAGACGCACGACGACCACGACCACCACCACGGCGGGCCACCGGCCGCCGGGTGGGAGCGCCGCGGGTTCGGCGAGGAGAGCACGTGGTTCATGCTCGGGCCGATCACCGCCGCCGCCGCCGGGGCCGTCGCGCTCGGCATCGCACCCCGCGGGATGGTCTTCCTCGCGCTGATCGAGCGCGTGCTCTTCGAGGTCACGGGGGTGGTGCTCTGA
- a CDS encoding universal stress protein: MPKELERDLGLYAVLAISVGAMVGSGIFILPALAVDIAGPAVILAYVVAGVLVLPAALSKSEMATAMPEAGGTYLFIERGMGPLLGTVAGIGTWFALSFKGALALVGGVPYLLLLFDVPPSVTTPVALALATLLVVVNLLGAKQTGRLQVGIVVVMLAALVWFVLGGVPALRGSNYTPFLRGGIGGLLEATGLVFVSYAGVTKVASVAEEVSDPDRNIPIGILGSLAFTTVLYALIVTVMLGVADPASIADSATPVAVAAEATLGTAGVAAVVLAAILALVSTANAGILSSSRYPFAMARDDLVPDLMASISDRFGTPSNSITLTGVVLLLLIAFVPLLEIAKLASAFQILVFVLINLAVVAFREGSAAYEPSFTAPLYPWIQIFGVVSGVVLLTQMGTVPLVGAVVLIAAGIGWFGVYGRDRVDREGAAVDAVRRQVGRNAVDRTRETIDESKRDYRVLVALDHEVTKAEERAFVRVAADVARANDGEVVVARFEQVPDQVSLTYASETESPADVQFEAQTSELDAEFEVPVSSGTIVCHDVRHAVVNYADHEDADVLLMEEAAPASGLRGLLFGSDVEWVLRHAPCDVALLNAGANGLGEFEVVGVLSDEGPYDPTKIAVADALAAAAGGSITLAYAGRPDASDIEEKTLEDYHAAVAALCSVPVESCVPFGTASGAGSARGLETADLIVVSASERTNDAIAAYLTGTDRPVLVVHEQESELRGRIARTVQRRLF, translated from the coding sequence GTGCCGAAGGAACTCGAACGCGACCTCGGACTCTACGCGGTGCTGGCGATCAGCGTCGGCGCGATGGTCGGCAGCGGCATCTTCATCCTGCCCGCGCTCGCGGTCGACATCGCCGGGCCGGCGGTCATCCTCGCGTACGTCGTCGCCGGCGTGCTCGTGCTGCCGGCGGCGCTCTCGAAGTCGGAGATGGCGACCGCGATGCCCGAGGCGGGCGGGACCTACCTGTTCATCGAGCGCGGGATGGGCCCGCTCCTCGGCACCGTCGCGGGCATCGGCACCTGGTTCGCGCTCTCGTTCAAGGGCGCGCTCGCGCTCGTCGGCGGCGTACCGTACCTGCTGCTTCTCTTCGACGTCCCCCCGAGCGTCACCACGCCCGTCGCGCTCGCGCTGGCGACCCTCCTCGTCGTGGTGAACCTGCTGGGCGCGAAACAGACCGGTCGGTTGCAGGTCGGCATCGTCGTCGTGATGCTGGCCGCGCTCGTCTGGTTCGTGCTCGGCGGCGTCCCCGCTCTGCGGGGATCGAACTACACGCCGTTCCTCCGGGGCGGGATCGGCGGCCTGCTGGAGGCGACCGGCCTCGTGTTCGTCTCCTACGCCGGCGTCACGAAGGTCGCGAGCGTCGCCGAGGAGGTCTCCGATCCGGACCGGAACATCCCGATCGGCATCCTGGGATCGCTGGCGTTCACGACGGTCCTCTACGCGCTCATCGTCACGGTGATGCTCGGCGTCGCCGACCCCGCGAGCATCGCCGACAGCGCCACCCCCGTCGCGGTCGCCGCGGAGGCGACGCTGGGGACCGCCGGCGTCGCGGCCGTCGTCCTGGCGGCGATCCTCGCGCTCGTGAGCACCGCGAACGCGGGAATCCTCTCGTCGTCGCGGTACCCCTTCGCGATGGCTCGCGACGACCTCGTCCCGGACCTGATGGCGTCGATCAGCGACCGCTTCGGGACGCCGTCGAACTCGATCACGCTCACCGGCGTCGTGCTACTCCTCCTCATCGCGTTCGTCCCCTTACTGGAGATCGCAAAGCTCGCGAGCGCGTTCCAGATCCTCGTGTTCGTCCTCATAAACCTCGCCGTCGTGGCGTTCCGCGAGGGGAGCGCGGCGTACGAGCCGTCGTTCACCGCGCCGCTGTACCCCTGGATTCAGATCTTCGGCGTCGTCAGCGGAGTCGTGTTGCTGACGCAGATGGGGACCGTCCCGCTCGTCGGAGCAGTCGTCCTGATCGCGGCCGGAATCGGCTGGTTCGGGGTCTACGGCCGGGACCGCGTCGACCGCGAGGGCGCGGCGGTCGACGCCGTCCGCCGGCAGGTCGGCCGCAACGCCGTCGACCGGACGCGGGAGACGATCGACGAGTCCAAGCGCGACTACCGGGTGCTGGTCGCGCTGGACCACGAGGTCACGAAGGCCGAGGAGCGCGCCTTCGTTCGCGTCGCGGCCGACGTCGCCCGCGCGAACGACGGCGAGGTCGTCGTCGCGCGGTTCGAGCAGGTCCCCGATCAGGTGTCGCTGACCTACGCCTCCGAGACGGAGTCGCCCGCGGACGTACAGTTCGAGGCGCAGACGTCCGAACTCGACGCCGAGTTCGAGGTACCCGTGAGCAGCGGGACGATCGTCTGTCACGACGTCCGCCACGCGGTCGTCAACTACGCCGACCACGAGGACGCGGACGTGCTCCTGATGGAGGAGGCCGCACCCGCGTCGGGACTCCGCGGACTCCTGTTCGGCTCGGACGTGGAGTGGGTGCTCCGCCACGCCCCCTGCGACGTGGCGCTCCTGAACGCGGGCGCGAACGGACTGGGCGAGTTCGAGGTCGTGGGCGTCCTCTCTGACGAGGGCCCCTACGACCCGACGAAGATCGCCGTCGCGGACGCGCTCGCCGCCGCCGCCGGCGGATCGATCACGCTCGCCTACGCGGGCCGGCCGGACGCCTCCGACATCGAAGAGAAGACGCTGGAAGATTACCACGCGGCGGTCGCGGCGCTCTGTTCGGTGCCGGTCGAGAGCTGCGTGCCGTTCGGGACCGCGTCGGGAGCGGGTTCGGCGAGGGGCCTCGAAACCGCGGACCTGATCGTCGTCAGCGCGTCGGAGCGGACCAACGACGCCATCGCGGCGTACCTCACCGGAACCGACCGCCCCGTGCTCGTCGTCCACGAACAGGAGTCCGAACTGCGCGGTCGGATCGCTCGGACGGTCCAGCGACGCCTCTTCTGA
- a CDS encoding SRPBCC family protein produces the protein MDELVVSTVVYLPAGEAYEFLVDFPRYAAYSKHLRDVVRRSGDGGAGTRYAMRFAWWKLTYTVESEVTAVDPPERIEWEVVKNLDASGRWRIEELAEVPEDAPEDVEAASRVSFEVSYDPRSANERGIDLPRFVSLGWVAEKIKPAITSEAERLVERVVADLEGEPRSVDLTVERRS, from the coding sequence GTGGACGAACTCGTCGTCAGTACGGTGGTCTACCTCCCGGCCGGGGAGGCCTACGAGTTCCTCGTCGACTTCCCGCGGTACGCGGCGTACTCGAAGCACCTCCGCGACGTCGTCAGGCGCAGCGGCGACGGCGGCGCGGGGACGCGCTACGCGATGCGGTTCGCCTGGTGGAAGCTCACCTACACGGTCGAATCGGAGGTGACCGCGGTCGACCCGCCCGAACGGATCGAGTGGGAGGTCGTGAAGAACCTCGACGCGAGCGGCCGCTGGCGGATCGAGGAGCTGGCGGAGGTCCCCGAGGACGCTCCGGAGGACGTCGAGGCGGCCTCTCGTGTCTCCTTCGAGGTGTCGTACGATCCCCGCTCGGCGAACGAGCGCGGGATCGACCTCCCGCGGTTCGTCTCGCTGGGCTGGGTCGCAGAGAAGATCAAGCCCGCGATCACGAGCGAGGCCGAGCGCCTCGTCGAGCGGGTCGTCGCGGATCTGGAGGGCGAACCGCGATCGGTCGATCTCACGGTCGAACGGCGGTCCTGA
- a CDS encoding Na(+)/H(+) antiporter subunit D has translation MPFLSRKLGHALGVLATGGVAVWTLLAPAGTYLSTTFLGFDAVLFNVDAFSKLMGVIFGFIGAAAVLYSYSSDAGNRQTAFALGYVGTSVGAVFAGDWLTMVFFWELMAVTSTLLVWDYGGEAVRAGFRYAVYHGLGGSLLMAAVVWHYTEVGSFLFSASDGIVAGIPAALAAVGIGVNVGFVGLHTWLPDTYPRPHVAASVFLSVYTTKTGVYGLARAFPEGNLAIAYMGAAMALVGVVYALLQNDMRRLLSYHIQSQVGYMVAGVGVGTALATAGAFAHVFNHILYKALLFMTAGVVIARTDEQSLKYLGGLGRALPVTALAFTVAALSISGFPGFNGFVSKGMITAAAHKEHLDGIFYILLAAGVGTFMSFIKFGYYAFLKEGKGTWNLRRSVTGQRVAMLGVASLCVALGLYPDALFALLPGSTADAHPFTLGHLGEGFALAALGVVGFAVLKKPLSKIGPGIDVDAVIEPATFYGMRGLVRGVTDLFAAVDRLAVEAARRSLAAAGDPYGAVRGPLSALVGGDEDALRPGSLRASIATSVLLVLVVLAATLLGLF, from the coding sequence ATGCCGTTCCTCTCGCGGAAACTCGGCCACGCGCTGGGCGTCCTCGCGACGGGCGGCGTCGCCGTCTGGACGCTCCTCGCGCCGGCGGGAACGTACCTCTCTACGACCTTCCTCGGCTTCGACGCCGTCCTGTTCAACGTCGACGCCTTCTCGAAGCTGATGGGCGTCATCTTCGGGTTCATCGGCGCGGCCGCCGTGCTGTACTCGTACTCTTCGGACGCCGGGAACCGACAGACCGCCTTCGCGCTCGGCTACGTCGGGACGAGCGTCGGCGCCGTCTTCGCCGGCGACTGGCTGACGATGGTCTTCTTCTGGGAGCTGATGGCCGTCACTTCGACCCTCCTCGTGTGGGACTACGGCGGCGAGGCCGTCCGCGCGGGCTTCCGCTACGCCGTCTACCACGGGCTCGGCGGGAGCCTGCTGATGGCCGCGGTGGTCTGGCACTACACCGAGGTGGGGTCGTTCCTCTTCAGCGCCAGCGACGGCATCGTCGCGGGGATTCCGGCCGCGCTCGCCGCCGTCGGCATCGGCGTCAACGTCGGCTTCGTCGGCCTGCACACCTGGCTGCCCGACACGTACCCGCGGCCGCACGTCGCCGCGAGCGTCTTCCTCTCGGTGTACACCACGAAGACCGGCGTCTACGGCCTCGCCCGCGCCTTCCCCGAGGGCAACCTCGCGATCGCGTATATGGGCGCGGCGATGGCGCTCGTCGGCGTCGTCTACGCGCTCTTACAGAACGATATGCGGCGGCTGCTCTCCTATCACATCCAGTCGCAGGTCGGGTACATGGTGGCGGGCGTCGGCGTCGGGACGGCGCTCGCGACCGCCGGCGCGTTCGCGCACGTGTTCAACCACATCCTCTACAAGGCGCTGCTCTTCATGACCGCGGGCGTCGTGATCGCGCGGACGGACGAGCAGAGCCTGAAGTACCTCGGCGGCCTGGGGCGGGCGCTCCCGGTGACCGCGCTCGCCTTCACCGTCGCGGCGCTGTCGATCAGCGGCTTCCCCGGCTTCAACGGCTTCGTGAGCAAGGGGATGATCACCGCGGCGGCGCACAAGGAGCACCTGGACGGGATCTTCTACATCCTGCTCGCCGCGGGCGTGGGGACGTTCATGTCCTTCATCAAGTTCGGCTACTACGCGTTCCTCAAGGAGGGCAAAGGGACGTGGAACCTGAGGCGGTCGGTCACCGGCCAGCGGGTCGCGATGCTGGGCGTCGCGTCGCTGTGTGTCGCGCTCGGCCTGTACCCCGACGCGCTGTTCGCGCTCCTGCCCGGAAGCACCGCCGACGCTCACCCCTTCACGCTCGGTCACCTGGGCGAGGGCTTCGCGCTGGCGGCGCTCGGCGTCGTCGGCTTCGCGGTCCTCAAGAAGCCGCTGTCGAAGATCGGTCCCGGGATCGACGTCGACGCCGTGATCGAACCGGCGACGTTCTACGGGATGCGCGGTCTGGTGCGGGGCGTCACCGACCTCTTCGCCGCCGTCGACCGGCTGGCCGTCGAGGCCGCCAGACGGTCGCTGGCCGCGGCCGGCGACCCGTACGGAGCGGTCCGTGGGCCGCTGTCCGCGCTCGTCGGCGGGGACGAGGACGCGCTCCGTCCGGGGAGCCTCCGGGCGAGCATCGCCACGAGCGTGCTCCTCGTGCTGGTCGTGCTCGCGGCGACGCTCCTCGGACTGTTCTGA
- a CDS encoding DUF7551 domain-containing protein, which yields MVGSTLRDISRHVDCLAAPGGPYAVVCGRTGCEPHPVSGLRFDDRDTAAEAAEATAEYRATLRQYDPQVPFYEPLVHDIEDGPGGVSSAAEADARLRYLSFCHDVAGATFEALSDTGLREVESAAMETYLTLAEVVDDRDDFCLTLLWSTMSELAYRASRRQRVTVVEDAARSLRCPDARTAMRPGEGVRATMSELERVGFVDGASVSAGVDDDVWILTFGDYALAERTGRLPTLPLSVALARRLPDTTFRFAAATPLGDRRWRLRVEIGDGPGGLVSVDATDDERLYDTDSEY from the coding sequence ATGGTCGGGTCGACCCTTCGAGACATCAGCCGGCACGTCGACTGCCTCGCGGCGCCTGGCGGCCCCTACGCCGTCGTCTGCGGTCGAACCGGCTGCGAGCCCCACCCCGTCTCGGGACTTCGGTTCGACGACCGCGACACCGCCGCGGAGGCGGCGGAGGCCACCGCGGAGTACCGGGCGACGCTCAGACAGTACGACCCGCAAGTGCCGTTCTACGAGCCGCTGGTCCACGACATCGAGGACGGCCCCGGCGGCGTCTCCTCCGCGGCCGAGGCCGACGCTCGCCTGCGCTACCTCTCGTTCTGTCACGACGTCGCGGGCGCGACCTTCGAGGCCCTCTCCGATACGGGGCTTCGCGAGGTCGAGTCCGCGGCGATGGAGACGTACCTGACGCTCGCGGAGGTCGTCGACGACCGCGACGACTTCTGTCTCACGCTGCTGTGGAGCACGATGAGCGAACTCGCCTATCGCGCCTCGCGGCGACAACGGGTGACGGTCGTCGAGGACGCCGCCCGGTCGCTTCGCTGTCCGGACGCCCGGACGGCGATGCGTCCCGGGGAGGGGGTCCGCGCGACGATGTCGGAACTCGAACGCGTCGGCTTCGTCGACGGCGCGTCCGTCTCCGCCGGCGTCGACGACGACGTCTGGATCCTGACGTTCGGCGACTACGCGCTCGCGGAGCGGACGGGGCGGCTCCCGACGCTTCCGCTCTCGGTCGCGCTGGCGCGGCGGCTTCCGGACACGACGTTCCGGTTCGCGGCGGCGACGCCGCTCGGGGACCGCCGCTGGCGGCTTCGGGTCGAGATCGGCGACGGGCCGGGCGGTCTCGTCTCGGTCGACGCCACCGACGACGAACGGCTGTACGACACCGACTCCGAGTACTGA
- the coaBC gene encoding bifunctional phosphopantothenoylcysteine decarboxylase/phosphopantothenate--cysteine ligase CoaBC yields the protein MLDGVNVALGVSGSIAAVKVVELAHELRRQGAAVRGVMTESAQGIVHPWAVEFATGNDVVTELTGSVEHVELCGREGWADVLLLAPATANTVGKIAGAVDDTPVTTCATTALGADLPVVVAPAMHEPMYDHPGVLDAIERVESWGVDFVDPRIEEGKAKIATEAAIVTAVARATTEQSLAGRRVVVTSGATAESIDPVRIITNRASGKTGRAVARACRVRGADVTLVHDGGDVHYAETVTVESAAEMREAVLDAVGGDRGGDGSDEGDAPAADALVSAAAISDYTVERADEKLRSGESRTLDLEPTPKLIDGVREAYPDLPIVGFKAETSGDDGEMIEAARGILTRSDLAFVVANDASVMGDDETRTLFVDAAESVEFAGTKAELGGEIANRLATTLRD from the coding sequence ATGTTAGACGGGGTCAACGTCGCGCTCGGCGTCTCGGGCAGCATCGCGGCCGTGAAGGTGGTCGAACTCGCCCACGAGTTGCGACGGCAGGGCGCGGCGGTCCGCGGCGTGATGACCGAGAGCGCGCAGGGCATCGTTCACCCCTGGGCCGTCGAGTTCGCCACCGGGAACGACGTGGTGACGGAACTGACCGGGAGCGTCGAGCACGTCGAACTCTGCGGCCGCGAGGGATGGGCCGACGTGCTGCTGCTCGCGCCCGCGACGGCGAACACGGTCGGCAAGATCGCCGGCGCCGTCGACGACACGCCCGTGACGACGTGCGCGACGACCGCACTCGGCGCGGACCTGCCCGTCGTCGTCGCGCCCGCGATGCACGAGCCGATGTACGACCACCCGGGCGTGCTGGACGCCATCGAGCGCGTGGAGTCCTGGGGCGTCGACTTCGTCGACCCGCGGATCGAGGAGGGGAAGGCGAAGATCGCGACCGAGGCGGCGATCGTGACCGCCGTCGCCCGCGCGACCACGGAGCAGTCGCTCGCGGGGCGACGCGTCGTCGTCACCTCGGGGGCGACCGCGGAGTCGATCGACCCCGTGCGGATCATCACGAACCGCGCGTCCGGGAAGACCGGCCGCGCGGTCGCCCGCGCGTGCCGCGTCCGCGGGGCCGACGTCACCCTCGTCCACGACGGCGGCGACGTCCACTACGCCGAGACGGTGACCGTCGAATCCGCGGCGGAGATGCGCGAGGCCGTCCTCGACGCCGTCGGCGGTGATCGCGGCGGTGACGGATCCGACGAGGGCGACGCCCCCGCCGCCGACGCCCTCGTCTCGGCGGCGGCGATCTCCGATTACACCGTCGAACGCGCAGACGAGAAACTCCGCTCGGGGGAGTCGCGGACGCTCGATCTCGAACCGACCCCGAAGCTCATCGACGGCGTGCGCGAGGCGTACCCGGACCTTCCGATCGTTGGCTTCAAAGCCGAGACGTCGGGCGACGACGGCGAGATGATCGAGGCCGCGCGCGGGATCCTGACGCGGTCGGACCTCGCGTTCGTCGTCGCCAACGACGCCTCCGTGATGGGCGACGACGAGACGCGGACGCTGTTCGTCGACGCGGCCGAGTCGGTCGAGTTCGCGGGAACGAAGGCGGAACTCGGCGGCGAGATCGCGAACCGTCTCGCGACGACGCTCCGGGACTGA
- a CDS encoding FAD-dependent oxidoreductase: protein MSTRETDSETADVLVGGGGVAGLTAATFTARAGLDTTVVDTDESILARNAHLENVPGFPGGVDARRFLDLLVEQAEENGVRRRTGRVTDVERTDEDADPSDGGESHGDADPSDGDAFEVSAVSDGGETRTYRADAVVAASWSDASYLDGLGVETRDAGSKTYVIVDDLGRTDVEGVYAAGRLTEKYHQAVVAAGHGAEVGLTVVHDSETPYYHDWVTPEGYFTDRGREVPPGCEEIDAAERERRDAESRDRMREAFEGPHPEPQRTHPSLVDDELGRLDE, encoded by the coding sequence ATGTCCACCCGAGAGACCGATTCCGAGACCGCCGACGTCCTGGTCGGCGGCGGCGGCGTCGCCGGCCTGACGGCCGCGACGTTCACCGCCCGCGCCGGACTCGACACGACCGTCGTCGACACCGACGAGAGCATCCTCGCGCGGAACGCCCACCTGGAGAACGTCCCCGGATTCCCCGGCGGCGTCGACGCCAGACGGTTCCTCGACCTCCTCGTCGAACAGGCCGAGGAGAACGGCGTTCGGCGGCGAACGGGTCGGGTCACCGACGTCGAGCGGACGGATGAGGACGCCGACCCGTCGGACGGCGGCGAGTCCCACGGCGACGCCGACCCTTCGGACGGCGACGCCTTCGAGGTCAGTGCCGTCTCGGACGGCGGGGAGACGCGGACGTACCGCGCCGACGCCGTCGTCGCGGCGTCGTGGTCGGACGCCTCCTACCTGGACGGACTCGGCGTGGAGACCCGCGACGCCGGGTCGAAGACGTACGTCATCGTCGACGACCTCGGACGAACCGACGTCGAGGGGGTCTACGCCGCCGGTCGGTTGACCGAAAAGTACCACCAGGCGGTCGTCGCCGCGGGCCACGGCGCGGAGGTCGGCCTGACGGTCGTCCACGACTCCGAGACGCCCTACTACCACGACTGGGTGACGCCGGAGGGGTACTTCACCGACCGCGGGCGGGAGGTCCCGCCGGGCTGTGAGGAGATCGACGCCGCAGAGCGCGAGCGGCGCGACGCCGAGTCCCGCGACCGGATGCGCGAGGCGTTCGAGGGGCCGCACCCGGAACCGCAGCGGACTCACCCGAGCCTCGTCGACGACGAACTCGGCCGACTCGACGAGTAA